One Pogoniulus pusillus isolate bPogPus1 chromosome 10, bPogPus1.pri, whole genome shotgun sequence genomic window carries:
- the BTC gene encoding probetacellulin isoform X2, with amino-acid sequence MEAAAAPTPIPSGGPGPLLLCLVLASGLAVLSGVGADANVTTRHGTEGLPCGTDEGCTGNVTQLKRQGHFSRCPEEYTHYCVRGRCRFLVAEETPACVCEQGYTGARCERVDIFYLRGDQGQIVIISVIAAIAILIALIVCACICSQV; translated from the exons atggaggcggcggcggccccgACCCCGATCCCGAGTGGCGGTCCCGGtcccctgctgctctgtctGGTCCTTGCCTCCG gCCTGGCAGTTCTCAGCGGCGTGGGAGCCGATGCCAATGTCACCACAAGGCATGGCACAGAGGGGCTCCCCTGTGGCACAGATGAGGGCTGCACAG GGAACGTGACGCAGCTGAAgcggcagggacacttctccaGGTGCCCGGAGGAGTACACACACTACTGTGTCAGAGGGAGATGTCGCTTCCTCGTGGCAGAGGAGACACCAGCTTGTGT GTGCGAACAAGGCTACACAGGGGCTCGCTGTGAGAGGGTGGACATCTTCTACCTGCGAGGTGACCAGGGCCAGATTGTGATCATCTCCGTGATTGCTGCCATCGCCATCCTCATTGCCCTCATCGTCTGCGCCTGCATCTGCAGCCA AGTTTAA
- the BTC gene encoding probetacellulin isoform X1, whose product MEAAAAPTPIPSGGPGPLLLCLVLASGLAVLSGVGADANVTTRHGTEGLPCGTDEGCTGNVTQLKRQGHFSRCPEEYTHYCVRGRCRFLVAEETPACVCEQGYTGARCERVDIFYLRGDQGQIVIISVIAAIAILIALIVCACICSHRCRKQRRKRKAEEMETLNKNLPPKSEDVLETGIA is encoded by the exons atggaggcggcggcggccccgACCCCGATCCCGAGTGGCGGTCCCGGtcccctgctgctctgtctGGTCCTTGCCTCCG gCCTGGCAGTTCTCAGCGGCGTGGGAGCCGATGCCAATGTCACCACAAGGCATGGCACAGAGGGGCTCCCCTGTGGCACAGATGAGGGCTGCACAG GGAACGTGACGCAGCTGAAgcggcagggacacttctccaGGTGCCCGGAGGAGTACACACACTACTGTGTCAGAGGGAGATGTCGCTTCCTCGTGGCAGAGGAGACACCAGCTTGTGT GTGCGAACAAGGCTACACAGGGGCTCGCTGTGAGAGGGTGGACATCTTCTACCTGCGAGGTGACCAGGGCCAGATTGTGATCATCTCCGTGATTGCTGCCATCGCCATCCTCATTGCCCTCATCGTCTGCGCCTGCATCTGCAGCCA CCGCTGTCGGAAGCAGCGCAGGAagagaaaggcagaagagatgGAGACGTTAAACAAGAATTTACCTCCCAAAAGTGAGGATGTGCTGGAGACAGGCATTGCATGA